In Seriola aureovittata isolate HTS-2021-v1 ecotype China chromosome 17, ASM2101889v1, whole genome shotgun sequence, a genomic segment contains:
- the jpt2 gene encoding jupiter microtubule associated homolog 2 isoform X1 → MTSTNMYQGLDSASKPSSRVLQPPGGGSSNLFGGYEDDSAATRRPNKMASKVFAPPEEPQSVPRRSNPPGGKSSGIFGESEPLAQPQRPIPPGGSTSNIFGAPESAPVQSPSRGHPNKPKSASVEDFGAANSVKPLTAWDNLSVGPESESPAPEVKVSQPEVKEEAAPPAPMPAKEEPPAAVSAPPEPEPTPSSSPPPDETSLKNHEPHLGPRPRSHNRVLNPPGGKSSVVFY, encoded by the exons ATGACTTCGACGAACATGTATCAGGGGTTGGATAGTGCCTCAAAACCAAGTTCAAG GGTGTTGCAGCCTCCTGGAGGTGGCTCCAGTAACCTGTTTGGTGGCTATGAAGATGATTCTGCAGCAACAAGAAGACCAAATAAGATGGCCTCTAAAGTCTTTGCTCCACCAGAGGAGCCACAGAGTGTGCCCAGACGCTCCAACCCTCCAG GTGGGAAGAGTAGTGGAATATTTGGGGAATCTGAACCCCTTGCTCAACCACAGAGACCCATACCACCAGGTGGATCAACCAGCAACATATTTGGGGCTCCGGAAAGTGCACCTGTGCAAAGCCCAAGCAGAGGCCACCCGAATAAGCCAAAG TCTGCATCAGTGGAAGATTTCGGAGCTGCCAACTCAGTCAAACCACTCACAGCATGG GACAATCTAAGTGTGGGACCTGAATCTGAATCACCAG CGCCTGAAGTCAAGGTCAGCCAACCTGAAGTGAAGGAAGAAGCTGCCCCCCCAGCTCCCATGCCAGCCAAGGAAGagcctcctgctgctgtgtcagcCCCACCTGAGCCTGAACCCACTCCTTCCTCTTCCCCGCCTCCTGATGAGACTTCACTGAAGAACCATGAGCCTCACCTGGGACCCAGGCCTCGTTCTCACAACAGGGTCCTCAACCCACCTGGAGGAAAATCTAGTGTGGTATTCTACTGA
- the jpt2 gene encoding jupiter microtubule associated homolog 2 isoform X2 has translation MTSTNMYQGLDSASKPSSRVLQPPGGGSSNLFGGYEDDSAATRRPNKMASKVFAPPEEPQSVPRRSNPPGGKSSGIFGESEPLAQPQRPIPPGGSTSNIFGAPESAPVQSPSRGHPNKPKDNLSVGPESESPAPEVKVSQPEVKEEAAPPAPMPAKEEPPAAVSAPPEPEPTPSSSPPPDETSLKNHEPHLGPRPRSHNRVLNPPGGKSSVVFY, from the exons ATGACTTCGACGAACATGTATCAGGGGTTGGATAGTGCCTCAAAACCAAGTTCAAG GGTGTTGCAGCCTCCTGGAGGTGGCTCCAGTAACCTGTTTGGTGGCTATGAAGATGATTCTGCAGCAACAAGAAGACCAAATAAGATGGCCTCTAAAGTCTTTGCTCCACCAGAGGAGCCACAGAGTGTGCCCAGACGCTCCAACCCTCCAG GTGGGAAGAGTAGTGGAATATTTGGGGAATCTGAACCCCTTGCTCAACCACAGAGACCCATACCACCAGGTGGATCAACCAGCAACATATTTGGGGCTCCGGAAAGTGCACCTGTGCAAAGCCCAAGCAGAGGCCACCCGAATAAGCCAAAG GACAATCTAAGTGTGGGACCTGAATCTGAATCACCAG CGCCTGAAGTCAAGGTCAGCCAACCTGAAGTGAAGGAAGAAGCTGCCCCCCCAGCTCCCATGCCAGCCAAGGAAGagcctcctgctgctgtgtcagcCCCACCTGAGCCTGAACCCACTCCTTCCTCTTCCCCGCCTCCTGATGAGACTTCACTGAAGAACCATGAGCCTCACCTGGGACCCAGGCCTCGTTCTCACAACAGGGTCCTCAACCCACCTGGAGGAAAATCTAGTGTGGTATTCTACTGA